A portion of the Streptomyces erythrochromogenes genome contains these proteins:
- a CDS encoding class F sortase gives MSGVPGTPNSGSRPVQEEIHAQGAHEGRKDRGPPRGRHHRRLAVDAIDTFKKDAFPTDKVYGDTRGRPELWLITCGGNLAQDRHWGSDVVVFAHLTGEA, from the coding sequence ATGTCCGGTGTGCCGGGAACCCCGAACTCCGGCTCCCGGCCCGTTCAGGAGGAAATCCATGCGCAAGGAGCTCACGAAGGACGCAAGGATCGAGGTCCACCGCGAGGACGGCACCACCGCCGTCTCGCCGTCGACGCGATCGACACCTTCAAGAAGGACGCCTTCCCCACCGACAAGGTCTACGGGGACACCCGCGGCAGGCCGGAACTGTGGCTCATCACCTGCGGCGGCAACCTCGCGCAGGACCGCCACTGGGGCTCCGACGTCGTCGTGTTCGCCCACCTCACGGGCGAGGCGTAG